The proteins below come from a single Miscanthus floridulus cultivar M001 chromosome 1, ASM1932011v1, whole genome shotgun sequence genomic window:
- the LOC136479473 gene encoding L-type lectin-domain containing receptor kinase SIT2-like, translated as MAAAAVTAVRVLVPVLLLALARGGGSAPAAPVEFTFTGFARENVTTSGAAVTSAGLLQLTNATNWVFGHTFYPAPLRFKDAATGAPLSFSTTFVAAILPRYPDAHGHGLAFALAPSAAGPARAVAGKYLGLFNMSDIVGNGTTSQVVAVELDTALDAEFDDINDNHVGVDVHSLKSVASKPAGYVDTATGGSVDVTLASGKLLQVWIEYDGATTRLEVTVSTAAVGVPRPRVPLVSCEVNLSSAVADQTYVGFSAANGAASSSHYVLGWSFRLGGGRAPDLDLSKLPRLPPPSGHKKATELPLLVSLVLLAVVVLLVASAAVTGLVVWRRRRFAEEQEDWEVEYGPHRISYKDLHAATRGFCDVIGGGGFGVVYRGVLPPRPGGVEVAVKKVSHDSRQGLREFVSEIASMSRLRHRNLVQLLGYCRRRGELLLVYDYMVNGSLDKHLFGAGGNEPALSWEQRAKIVRDVAAGLLYLHEGWEQVVVHRDIKSANVLLDADMNGKLGDFGLARLHDHGSDPRTTHVIGTLGYLAPEMIKTGKATPSADVFAFGAFLLEVVCGRRPMESLGNNGDPAGLVDSVLERWKAGRIKDARDPRIGKCDEDDLELVLKLGLLCSHPDPRCRPSMRQVVQILEGVAPVPETPPEDLSGAGGRIFGCYETFDEFVNVFPTTFEITAATTPPPCSPSSAEHQQLISS; from the coding sequence atggcggcggcggctgttacTGCCGTGCGCGTGCTGGTGCCCGTCCTGCTGCTCGCTCTGGCTCGAGGCGGCGGGTCAGCGCCGGCCGCACCCGTCGAGTTCACGTTCACCGGCTTCGCGCGCGAGAACGTGACGACCAGCGGCGCGGCCGTCACCTCTGCCGGCCTCCTGCAGCTCACCAACGCGACCAACTGGGTGTTCGGCCACACCTTCTACCCGGCGCCGCTGCGCTTCAAGGACGCCGCCACTGGCGCGCCGCTCTCCTTCTCCACCACCTTCGTCGCCGCCATCCTGCCGCGGTACCCGGACGCGCACGGCCACGGGCTCGCCTTCGCGCTCGCGCCGTCCGCGGCCGGCCCGGCGCGGGCCGTCGCGGGGAAGTACCTCGGCCTGTTCAACATGTCGGACATCGTGGGCAACGGGACGACGAGCCAGGTCGTCGCCGTCGAGCTCGACACGGCGCTGGACGCGGAGTTCGACGACATCAACGACAACCACGTCGGCGTTGACGTCCACAGCCTCAAGTCTGTTGCGTCCAAGCCCGCGGGGTACGTCGACACCGCCACCGGCGGGTCTGTCGACGTCACCCTGGCCagcgggaagctcctgcaggtctGGATCGAGTACGACGGCGCGACCACGCGCCTCGAGGTGACTGTGTCGACGGCGGCAGTCGGCGTGCCCAGGCCGCGCGTCCCGCTCGTGTCCTGCGAAGTCAACCTCTCGTCGGCGGTGGCCGACCAGACGTACGTCGGGTTCTCGGCCGCGAACGGCGCCGCCTCGAGCTCGCACTACGTCCTTGGCTGGAGCTTCCGCCTCGGCGGCGGCCGCGCGCCGGACCTCGACCTGTCCAAGCTGCCGCGGCTCCCGCCGCCGTCTGGGCACAAGAAGGCGACGGAGCTGCCGCTGCTCGTATCACTAGTCCTCCTTGCCGTCGTGGTGCTCCTCGTGGCGTCAGCGGCCGTCACGGGACTCGTCGTCTGGCGCCGCCGGCGGTTCGCCGAGGAGCAGGAGGACTGGGAGGTCGAGTACGGCCCTCACCGGATCAGCTACAAGGACCTGCACGCCGCGACCAGGGGTTTCTGCGacgtcatcggcggcggcggcttcggcGTCGTGTACCGCGGCGTGCTCCCGCCGCGGCCGGGCGGCGTCGAGGTCGCCGTCAAGAAAGTGTCCCACGACTCGCGGCAGGGCCTGCGCGAGTTCGTCTCGGAGATCGCCAGCATGAGCCGGCTGCGCCACCGCAACCTGGTCCAGCTCCTTGGCTACTGCCGGCGGCGGGGCGAGCTGTTGCTCGTCTACGACTACATGGTCAACGGCAGCCTCGACAAGCACCTGTTCGGCGCCGGCGGCAACGAGCCGGCTCTGAGCTGGGAGCAGCGCGCCAAGATCGTCCGGGACGTCGCCGCCGGGCTGCTGTACCTGCACGAGGGGTGGGAGCAGGTGGTGGTGCACCGCGACATCAAGTCCGCCAACGTCCTCCTCGACGCCGACATGAACGGCAAGCTCGGCGACTTCGGCCTCGCGCGGCTCCACGACCACGGCAGCGACCCGCGGACGACGCACGTCATCGGGACGCTGGGGTACCTCGCGCCGGAGATGATCAAGACGGGCAAGGCCACGCCCAGCGCCGACGTGTTCGCCTTCGGCGCCTTCCTGCTCGAGGTGGTCTGCGGGCGGAGGCCCATGGAGTCACTCGGCAACAATGGCGACCCCGCGGGGCTCGTCGACAGCGTCCTCGAGCGCTGGAAGGCAGGGAGGATCAAAGACGCCAGGGACCCTCGGATCGGCAAGTGCGACGAGGACGATCTCGAGCTGGTGCTCAAGCTCGGGTTGCTGTGCTCGCACCCGGACCCCCGCTGCCGCCCAAGCATGAGGCAGGTGGTGCAGATACTGGAAGGCGTTGCGCCGGTGCCGGAGACGCCGCCAGAGGATCTAAGCGGCGCCGGCGGTAGGATCTTTGGATGCTACGAGACGTTCGATGAGTTCGTAAACGTGTTCCCGACGACGTTCGAGATCACCGCCGCCACGACGCCGCCACCTTGTTCGCCTTCCAGCGCCGAGCACCAGCAGCTAATCTCCAGCTGA